A genomic region of Elaeis guineensis isolate ETL-2024a chromosome 9, EG11, whole genome shotgun sequence contains the following coding sequences:
- the LOC105051564 gene encoding protein root UVB sensitive 6, with the protein MASTPMKHSSSPSQTLSLAGGNPEALVRDAMRSAAGAAALASAPLPPVLSPLELRFGPAVEGLAVEEQAPSRVLCCEEVDGRRWNYVVEVEGPGRLRWDSALKAVSLQTPAAPMDDLASFIRSYVVPEGFPDSVMPFYVPYMRWRALKHFFGGAMSVFTTRTLLSSVGVSQSKATSGAVAINWILKDGAGRVGKMLFARQGKKFDCDLKQLRFAGDLLMELGAGLELATAAVPHLFLPLACVANVAKNVAAVTSTSTRTPIYKAYAKGENIGDVTAKGECVGNIADLLGTGLSILFSKRNPSLVASFAFLSCGYVFSSYQEVKSVVLNTLNQARFTVAVESFLKSGHIPSLKEGNSKENIFSPPWSKHTSIVLGPRLRDAFQEPHSFLAIESCSKEERYIVTYNPSKGNIYALLKDEAKSDDILKAAFHAHVLLHFIRSSNVNQSSRKHMGLTDSLHNCAMPTALDFETHIAESCKVVSLLYGDFKKKAAEQGWIMSDSLLNPGRARLCRLKKSNAMVIMHNNSAIWSLSLGISCFRYHNSKWNWQSALETGTSTEMTAMATADIIPFLHIVSRHPYLKFHS; encoded by the exons ATGGCTTCGACTCCGATGAAGCACTCCTCGAGCCCGTCCCAAACCCTAAGCCTCGCCGGCGGCAACCCGGAGGCCCTCGTCCGGGACGCCATGCGCTCCGCAGCCGGCGCCGCCGCCCTCGCCTCCGCGCCCCTTCCGCCGGTGCTCTCGCCGCTGGAGCTGAGGTTTGGGCCCGCCGTGGAGGGGCTCGCGGTGGAGGAACAAGCGCCTTCCAGGGTGCTTTGCTGCGAGGAGGTAGATGGAAGGCGGTGGAATTACGTCGTGGAGGTGGAGGGGCCCGGAAGGCTCCGGTGGGACTCGGCGTTGAAGGCCGTCTCGTTGCAGACCCCGGCGGCTCCGATGGAT GACTTGGCCTCATTTATAAGATCTTATGTTGTGCCGGAAGGCTTTCCAGACAGTGTCATGCCTTTTTATGTGCCATACATGAGATGGAGAGCTTTGAAG CATTTCTTTGGGGGAGCAATGAGTGTGTTTACAACACGGACGCTTTTAAGTTCTGTTGGAGTATCCCAAAGTAAAGCCACTTCAGGTGCTGTTGCCATCAACTGGATTCTTAAG GATGGGGCTGGACGTGTTGGGAAAATGCTTTTTGCACGACAAGGGAAAAAATTTGACTGTGATCTAAAGCAG CTTCGTTTTGCAGGGGATCTATTAATGGAGTTGGGTGCTGGGCTAGAGTTAGCAACTGCTGCTGTGCCACACCTTTTTCTACCATTGGCTTGTGTAGCGAATGTGGCAAAG AATGTTGCTGCTGTGACATCAACGTCAACACGCACTCCGATTTACAAAGCATACGCAAAAGGTGAAAATATTGGGGATGTCACCGCTAAAGGTGAATGTGTTGGCAATATTGCAGATCTG TTGGGGACCGGACTCAGTATCCTATTTTCGAAAAGAAATCCATCACTGGTGGCTTCTTTTGCCTTCCTCTCTTGTGGATATGTTTTCAGCTCGTATCAAGAG GTGAAATCTGTTGTACTGAACACTTTAAACCAAGCAAGATTTACTGTGGCAGTGGAGTCTTTCCTCAAGAGTG GGCACATTCCTTCCCTGAAGGAAGGAAATTCCAAGGAGAATATATTCAGTCCTCCATGGTCAAAACATACATCCATTGTTCTTG gtCCAAGACTTCGGGATGCATTTCAGGAACCCCATTCATTTCTTGCCATAGAATCTTGTTCAA AGGAAGAAAGATACATAGTTACCTACAATCCTTCAAAGGGTAATATTTATGCATTACTCAAGGATGAAGCAAAGTCTGATGACATTTTGAAAGCAGCTTTCCAT GCTCATGTGCTTCTGCATTTTATCCGTTCATCAAATGTGAACCAGTCTTCAAGAAAACACATGGGTTTAACAGATTCCTTACATAACTGTGCAATGCCTACAGCTCTAGACTTCGAGACTCATATTGCAGAATCCTGCAAGGTTGTTTCATTGTTGTATGGAGACTTCAAGAAGAAAGCAGCAGAACAG ggatGGATCATGTCGGACTCATTGCTTAATCCTGGGAGAGCTCGGCTATGTCGGCTAAAGAAGAGTAATGCAATGGTTATCATGCATAACAATTCAGCAATTTGGAGTCTCTCTCTGGGCATCTCATGCTTTAGATACCACAATAGCAAGTGGAACTGGCAATCTGCACTTGAAACTGGCACTTCAACTGAGATGACAGCCATGGCTACTGCAGATATTATTCCATTTCTTCACATTGTATCTAGACACCCTTACCTCAAATTCCATTCTTAA